In Oncorhynchus nerka isolate Pitt River unplaced genomic scaffold, Oner_Uvic_2.0 unplaced_scaffold_1956, whole genome shotgun sequence, the following are encoded in one genomic region:
- the LOC115116918 gene encoding NAD(P)(+)--arginine ADP-ribosyltransferase 2-like translates to MARHKILTFTVMYLFQAWTLGVDSKMVHLRQPGLNSSIPLDMVPDSVDDMYNGCTEQMYNKVQKEYLPNEINKVGIFKQAWMKAEGCATIEKVKKRFQKDKSKYNPKDKLPHDHIKAICAYSGGQSKMYPVFNQAVRTSRTEYTTSFQFHSLHFLLTDAIRLLKLKQNTCHTTYRRTNMEFSGEVNKEIRFGLFASSSFLKNLTHFGEKSCFEIKTCFGADLKSYPEMGNYEKEVLIPPYEVFKVTAVLKKENDENLWCNVVYKLKSIKTLSNLNCNIFNKTTIN, encoded by the exons ATGGCAAGACACAAGATCCTCACCTTTACTGTGATGTATTTATTCCAGGCTTGGACTTTGGGTGTGGACTCCAAGATG GTTCATCTCCGTCAGCCTGGTCTCAATTCCAGCATACCCTTAGACATGGTCCCTGACTCCGTTGATGACATGTATAATGGATGCACTGAACAAATGTACAACAAGGTGCAGAAGGAATATCTTCCAAATGAAATTAACAAAGTAGGGATCTTCAAACAAGCCTGGATGAAGGCAGAAGGATGTGCAACTATTGAGAAAGTGAAGAAACGATTCCAAAAGGACAAGTCCAAGTACAATCCTAAAGACAAACTTCCACATGATCATATCAAGGCTATCTGTGCTTACTCAGGGGGTCAAAGTAAGATGTACCCAGTGTTCAACCAAGCAGTCCGGACCAGTAGAACAGAGTACACCACCTCCTTCCAGTTCCACTCCCTTCATTTCCTCCTGACTGACGCCATTCGCCTCCTGAAACTAAAACAAAATACCTGCCACACCACATACCGGAGAACCAACATGGAGTTTTCAGGTGAAGTGAACAAGGAAATCAGATTCGGCCTCTTTGCCTCCAGTTCTTTCCTAAAGAACTTGACACATTTTGGAGAGAAGTCCTGCTTTGAGATAAAGACATGTTTTGGCGCTGACCTGAAGTCCTACCCAGAGATGGGGAATTATGAAAAGGAGGTGTTGATTCCACCGTATGAAGTGTTCAAAGTTACTGCTGTGCTGAAGAAAGAAAATGATGAAAACCTTTGGTGCAATGTTGTGTACAAACTAAAGAGTATCAAAACACTGAGTAACCTGAATTGCAACATTTTTAACAAGACAACAATTAATTAA